A window of Aliarcobacter trophiarum LMG 25534 contains these coding sequences:
- a CDS encoding DJ-1 family glyoxalase III, with protein sequence MAKILVPISNGFEEIEAISVIDICRRAGIEVITAGVEDKILIGAHNIKIEMDKRIEEVSSSDFDMIVLPGGLPNAFTLAENNNVQRLLKEFEENNKKIGAICAAPYALHKAGVLNQNYTCYPSFEKKIKADGYQEDKNVVTDNNVITSRGPATAIDFALEIVKTLKGDDIYHQVKTGLLA encoded by the coding sequence ATGGCAAAAATTTTAGTTCCAATATCAAATGGTTTTGAAGAGATAGAAGCAATTTCAGTTATTGATATTTGCAGACGTGCAGGAATAGAAGTTATAACAGCTGGAGTTGAAGATAAAATTTTAATAGGTGCTCATAATATTAAAATTGAGATGGATAAACGAATAGAAGAAGTGAGTTCTAGTGATTTTGATATGATAGTTTTACCTGGTGGTCTTCCAAATGCTTTTACTTTAGCAGAAAATAATAATGTTCAAAGACTTTTAAAAGAGTTTGAAGAGAACAATAAAAAAATTGGAGCTATTTGTGCAGCACCTTATGCACTTCACAAAGCAGGAGTTTTAAATCAAAACTATACTTGTTATCCTAGTTTCGAAAAAAAGATTAAAGCTGATGGTTATCAAGAGGATAAAAATGTGGTTACTGATAATAATGTAATTACTTCAAGGGGACCAGCAACTGCAATTGATTTTGCACTTGAAATTGTAAAAACTTTAAAAGGTGATGATATTTATCACCAAGTTAAAACAGGTCTTCTAGCATAA
- the dnaE gene encoding DNA polymerase III subunit alpha gives MSQIPQFTHLHLHTEYSLLDGANKIKPLAKKLKEFGMTSVAMTDHGNMFGAIDFYNAMKNEGIKPIIGMEAYIHNSEDLSDKTNRQRFHLCLYAKDEIGYKNLMYLSSQAYINGFYYYPRINKELLKKHSEGLVCSAACLQGEVNWHLNTQNERNVKNGAKGYEEAKKIALEYKEIFQDDFYLEIMRHGIGDQHFVDDQILKISQETGIKVVATNDTHYLEQKDADAHEAFMCIAMNKLYDDPNRLRHSVHEFYLKSPEQIYKLYADIPEAIESTQEIADKCNLTIKLGNPTPPNFKFTRDKLEELNIKIPEPQNEYSLENDKVLFAFECRKGLEDRLKLVPIENHQEYKDRLELEINIINSMKFPGYMLIVWDFVKVAKDMQIPVGPGRGSAAGSLVAYSLKITDIDPIPYGLLFERFLNPERVSMPDIDMDFCQSRRGEIIDYVVNQYGRANVAQIITFGKLLAKGVIRDVARVLDMPYAKADAMAKLIPDELGINLTSSWEKEPKIKELCEADPLAARVWEYALALEGLNRNAGTHAAGVVISNEPLWNKTPLFKPSGLDTLATQYNGKYIEDVDLIKFDFLGLKTLTVIDEALKLIEQRHGKKIDFKTIDVNDKGVYDLIQTGDTLGLFQIESDGMQDLCKRLKPSNFEDIVAVLALYRPGPMESGMLDDFIERKHGRAKIDYFHDELEEVLKPILENTYGVIVYQEQVMQIVQSVGGFSLGGADLVRRAMGKKIKEEMDKLKGEFADGAEQKNFTRAYAEELFDLIVKFAGYGFNKSHSAAYALVTFYTSYLKCYYKAEFMAALLTLEKDNTDKVVRYVDEVKRLGLDLFPPDINKSDLVFSATKIDGKEVVMFGMGAIKGAGDVAINSILKAREDGSFIDLSDFISRIDASKVNKRVIESLTKAGVFDSFGYSRNALLSQIEKIVDGAGKASNAKKMSVGSLFGDSTELTSIEVELDNLPEYSKKEILELEKASLGFYVSGHPLDEYKDKIEKINYTLSSQIDELADGSQILIVGKIETITEKISKKGSKFGIVSILDFHGTIEFMLFEDKLKELQESFDLNEPIAFKVRISKNDQFTRMSVLKIETILDAQKERVNIKQKEIAEPPLTIALMFTEDEDSILKLFDLVINNQGKRELKIIVKSKLADLELESGIKVSSTVEKLIHNIKGAYIVDDENSSNK, from the coding sequence ATGTCACAAATACCACAATTTACACACTTACATTTACATACAGAGTATTCCCTTCTTGATGGTGCAAATAAAATCAAGCCACTTGCAAAAAAGCTAAAAGAGTTTGGAATGACAAGTGTTGCTATGACCGACCATGGAAATATGTTTGGAGCAATAGACTTTTACAATGCTATGAAGAATGAAGGAATAAAACCAATTATTGGAATGGAAGCCTATATCCACAATAGTGAAGATTTAAGTGATAAAACAAATCGTCAAAGATTTCACCTATGTTTATATGCAAAAGATGAAATAGGCTACAAAAATCTTATGTATCTAAGTTCACAAGCATATATAAATGGTTTTTACTACTATCCCAGAATAAATAAAGAACTCCTAAAAAAACACTCTGAAGGGCTTGTTTGCAGTGCAGCTTGTTTACAAGGAGAAGTAAACTGGCATTTAAATACTCAAAATGAGCGAAATGTAAAAAATGGTGCAAAAGGATATGAAGAGGCAAAAAAAATAGCTCTTGAGTATAAAGAGATTTTTCAAGATGACTTTTATCTTGAAATTATGCGACATGGTATTGGTGACCAGCATTTTGTAGATGACCAAATTCTAAAAATTTCACAAGAGACAGGTATAAAAGTAGTTGCTACAAATGATACTCACTATTTAGAACAAAAAGATGCTGATGCACATGAAGCATTTATGTGTATCGCAATGAATAAACTTTATGATGATCCAAATAGATTAAGACATAGTGTACATGAGTTTTATCTAAAATCACCTGAGCAAATATACAAGCTTTATGCTGATATTCCAGAAGCTATTGAAAGCACTCAAGAAATAGCAGATAAATGTAATCTAACAATAAAACTAGGAAATCCTACTCCTCCAAATTTTAAATTTACAAGAGATAAATTAGAAGAGTTAAATATAAAGATACCAGAACCACAAAATGAGTATTCACTAGAAAATGACAAAGTTTTATTCGCCTTTGAGTGTAGAAAAGGTTTAGAAGATAGGTTAAAATTAGTCCCTATAGAGAATCATCAAGAGTATAAAGATAGACTTGAACTTGAAATAAATATTATAAATAGTATGAAATTCCCTGGTTATATGCTTATTGTTTGGGATTTCGTAAAGGTTGCAAAAGATATGCAAATTCCTGTAGGTCCAGGACGAGGTTCTGCTGCTGGAAGTTTGGTTGCTTATAGCCTTAAGATTACAGATATTGATCCAATTCCTTATGGACTGCTTTTTGAGAGATTTTTAAATCCTGAAAGGGTAAGTATGCCCGATATTGATATGGATTTTTGCCAAAGTAGGCGTGGTGAAATAATAGACTATGTTGTAAATCAGTATGGAAGAGCCAATGTTGCACAAATTATAACTTTTGGTAAACTTTTAGCAAAAGGTGTTATACGAGATGTTGCAAGGGTTTTAGATATGCCATATGCAAAAGCTGATGCTATGGCAAAGCTAATTCCAGATGAGCTAGGAATAAATCTTACTTCTTCATGGGAAAAAGAGCCAAAAATAAAAGAACTTTGTGAAGCAGATCCACTAGCTGCTAGAGTTTGGGAGTACGCACTAGCACTTGAAGGTCTAAATAGAAATGCAGGAACTCATGCCGCTGGAGTTGTAATTTCAAATGAACCACTATGGAATAAAACACCACTTTTTAAACCAAGTGGGCTTGATACTTTAGCTACACAATATAACGGAAAATATATAGAAGATGTTGATTTAATAAAATTCGACTTTTTAGGACTTAAAACTCTTACAGTTATAGATGAAGCTTTAAAACTAATAGAGCAAAGACATGGTAAAAAAATAGATTTTAAAACTATAGATGTAAATGATAAAGGTGTTTATGATTTAATTCAAACTGGTGATACCCTAGGACTATTTCAAATTGAATCTGATGGTATGCAAGATTTGTGTAAAAGATTAAAACCATCAAACTTTGAGGATATTGTTGCCGTTCTTGCCTTATATAGACCAGGTCCTATGGAATCTGGAATGCTTGATGACTTTATTGAAAGAAAACACGGTCGTGCAAAAATTGACTATTTCCATGATGAGCTTGAAGAGGTTTTAAAACCAATTTTGGAAAATACTTATGGAGTAATCGTATACCAAGAACAAGTAATGCAAATTGTTCAAAGTGTTGGTGGTTTCTCTTTAGGTGGAGCTGACCTTGTGCGAAGAGCAATGGGTAAAAAGATTAAAGAGGAGATGGATAAACTAAAAGGTGAATTTGCAGATGGTGCAGAGCAAAAGAATTTTACAAGAGCCTATGCTGAAGAGCTTTTTGATTTGATTGTTAAGTTTGCTGGGTATGGATTTAATAAATCTCACTCAGCAGCTTATGCATTAGTTACTTTTTATACTTCATATTTAAAATGCTACTATAAAGCTGAATTTATGGCAGCACTTTTAACCCTTGAAAAAGATAATACAGATAAAGTTGTACGATATGTAGATGAAGTAAAAAGGCTAGGATTAGACCTTTTCCCACCAGATATAAATAAATCAGACCTTGTATTCTCAGCCACAAAAATAGATGGTAAAGAAGTTGTAATGTTTGGAATGGGTGCAATTAAAGGTGCTGGAGATGTTGCAATAAATTCAATATTAAAAGCAAGAGAAGATGGAAGCTTTATAGATTTATCAGATTTTATATCAAGAATAGATGCAAGCAAAGTAAACAAAAGAGTTATAGAATCTTTAACAAAAGCAGGAGTTTTTGATAGTTTTGGATACTCAAGAAATGCCCTTTTAAGCCAAATAGAAAAAATTGTTGATGGTGCTGGAAAAGCTTCAAATGCAAAAAAAATGTCTGTTGGTTCTCTTTTTGGAGATAGCACAGAGCTTACAAGTATAGAGGTAGAATTAGACAATTTACCTGAATACTCAAAAAAAGAGATATTAGAACTTGAAAAAGCAAGCCTTGGTTTTTATGTTTCAGGTCATCCACTTGATGAATATAAAGACAAGATAGAAAAGATAAACTATACACTATCATCTCAAATAGATGAGTTAGCAGATGGAAGTCAAATTCTAATAGTTGGAAAAATAGAGACAATTACTGAAAAAATATCAAAAAAGGGTAGTAAGTTTGGAATTGTCTCAATTTTGGATTTCCATGGAACTATCGAGTTTATGCTATTTGAAGATAAGTTAAAAGAGCTTCAGGAAAGTTTTGATTTAAATGAACCAATAGCCTTTAAAGTACGAATCTCAAAAAATGACCAATTTACACGAATGAGCGTTTTAAAAATAGAGACTATTTTAGATGCCCAAAAAGAGAGAGTAAATATAAAACAAAAAGAGATAGCAGAGCCACCTCTTACAATTGCTTTGATGTTTACTGAAGATGAAGATTCAATACTAAAACTATTTGATTTAGTAATAAACAACCAAGGGAAAAGAGAACTAAAAATTATAGTAAAATCAAAATTAGCAGACCTAGAGCTTGAAAGTGGTATAAAAGTTTCTAGTACAGTTGAAAAACTAATTCATAATATAAAAGGAGCATATATAGTAGATGATGAAAATTCTTCTAACAAATGA
- a CDS encoding HAD family hydrolase: protein MIINSSLKKIGDKELIILFDLDGTLIDSTFAITDTFLYVFAKHSYPFTKTVEDIKKQIGYPLDIMFENLGIPRAIVWDFVDSYKMRYKNISVAQTSLLENAFEAVKLASSFATLGVVTTKTRIYSTPILDNFDIGNDFRTIIGREDVENPKPHQEPILKALENLNYDKEKHIAYMIGDTKLDMIAAKNASINSIGVLCGYSSFDELKNYTDIVKDNSFEAIKYLENLFS, encoded by the coding sequence TTGATAATAAATAGTAGTTTAAAGAAAATAGGAGATAAAGAGCTTATTATTTTATTTGATTTAGATGGGACTTTGATAGATTCAACTTTTGCGATTACTGATACATTCTTATATGTATTCGCAAAGCATAGCTATCCATTTACAAAAACTGTTGAGGATATAAAAAAGCAAATTGGCTATCCACTTGATATTATGTTTGAGAATTTGGGAATTCCAAGAGCTATTGTATGGGATTTTGTAGATAGCTATAAAATGAGATATAAAAATATATCTGTAGCACAAACTTCTTTATTAGAAAATGCTTTTGAGGCTGTAAAATTAGCTTCTAGTTTTGCAACTTTGGGAGTGGTTACTACAAAAACAAGGATTTACTCAACACCAATTTTAGATAATTTTGATATAGGAAATGATTTTAGAACTATTATTGGAAGAGAAGATGTAGAAAATCCAAAACCTCACCAGGAGCCTATTTTAAAGGCTTTAGAAAATCTAAATTATGATAAAGAGAAACATATTGCATATATGATTGGAGATACAAAACTAGATATGATAGCCGCAAAAAATGCATCTATAAACTCTATTGGAGTTTTGTGTGGATACAGTAGTTTTGATGAGCTAAAGAACTATACAGATATTGTAAAAGACAACTCTTTTGAAGCTATAAAATATTTAGAAAATCTATTTAGCTAA
- a CDS encoding HP0495 family protein → MIDLSDKKLELNYPCSWEYKLVVLEDCNIKKCVKEVVFEREHNLKPSRTSSKGKFKSYSLEMLVHNDDDRTEIFRLLGEHSEIKMVL, encoded by the coding sequence ATGATAGATTTAAGTGATAAAAAATTAGAGTTAAACTACCCTTGTAGTTGGGAATATAAACTTGTTGTTTTAGAAGATTGTAATATTAAAAAATGTGTAAAAGAGGTTGTTTTTGAACGAGAACATAACTTAAAACCATCAAGAACTAGCTCTAAAGGTAAATTTAAAAGTTATAGCTTGGAGATGTTAGTTCACAATGATGATGATAGAACTGAAATTTTTAGACTCTTAGGGGAGCATAGTGAGATAAAAATGGTACTTTAG
- a CDS encoding FlgO family outer membrane protein, with translation MPFKNLRVLKSIFLVLLALFITSCGAYKDPISKNTNFDSMLNDMVKKSAIKIKRNVAFDEVVLVSDFVNLDNLKNRSQLGFLLSNLLKDRLSSLDVIVREIELGKEFEFGPSGFNLLTREKNRILSDKVKSRYAVVGTYSISNKSLNLFIKLIDINSGNILSSSFARTDLDSEILDLEGISQNRDNEFRNSIRKPMVL, from the coding sequence ATGCCCTTTAAAAACTTAAGAGTACTAAAAAGTATTTTTTTAGTACTCTTAGCCCTTTTTATAACTTCTTGCGGAGCATATAAAGACCCAATTTCAAAAAATACAAATTTTGACTCAATGTTAAATGATATGGTGAAAAAATCAGCTATTAAGATTAAGAGAAATGTAGCTTTTGATGAGGTTGTTTTGGTATCTGATTTTGTAAATCTTGATAATCTTAAAAATAGGTCACAACTAGGATTTCTACTCTCAAATCTTTTAAAAGATAGGTTGTCTTCTTTGGATGTTATTGTAAGAGAGATAGAGTTAGGAAAAGAGTTTGAATTTGGACCTTCTGGGTTTAATCTTTTAACAAGAGAAAAAAATAGAATTTTAAGTGACAAGGTAAAATCAAGATATGCAGTTGTTGGAACTTACTCTATTTCAAATAAGAGTCTAAATCTTTTTATAAAACTAATAGATATAAATAGTGGTAATATATTAAGCTCATCTTTTGCACGAACAGATTTAGATAGTGAGATATTAGATCTTGAAGGAATATCTCAAAATAGAGACAATGAGTTTAGAAATAGTATTAGAAAACCTATGGTTTTATAA
- a CDS encoding peptide-binding protein — protein MRIIFLTLILFNFLASSTLNLSMSSSPSRLNPILANDSASSEIADWLFNGLFKYDKDGNITTEIASSYTFVTPTKLIVKLKPNVLWHDKERVTSKDVVFTYHKIIDPKVFNSIKSNFKEVESVKALDELSVEIIYKKPYFKALETWMVGLLPYHILKDEKDLMTSSFNKNPIGTGSYKLKEFKTAQDIELVANDDFFEGRPKIDKILYKFIPDSNTSFLYLKQKKLDIGGLTPMQVKRQIDDGFKDSFEILSRPSFGFTYLGFNLENPKFKDIKVRQALSLAINRQELVDILFFGYGEVCNGPFMPDSFAYNEEIKETKQNLQKAKELLKEAGYDEKNPLSFELITNTGNDIRVNTAQILQYQLEKVGVIMKIRVMEWQAFLNTVVTPRKFETVLLGWSLALMPDAYPLWHSNSAKLGGFNLVNYKNEKIDELIEKGSGTINKDELSVIYKEIFKIIANDLPYLFLYIPDSITAINKDIKNIEPSFIGIMHNQKDWEIKE, from the coding sequence ATGAGAATTATATTTTTAACCCTAATCCTTTTTAATTTTTTGGCTTCTTCAACTCTAAATTTATCTATGAGTTCAAGTCCTAGTAGACTAAATCCAATTTTGGCAAATGATAGTGCTAGTAGTGAGATAGCTGATTGGCTTTTTAATGGGCTTTTTAAATATGATAAAGATGGAAATATTACAACTGAGATTGCATCATCTTATACTTTTGTGACACCTACAAAACTAATAGTAAAGTTAAAGCCAAATGTTTTATGGCATGATAAAGAGAGAGTTACTTCAAAAGATGTGGTTTTTACTTATCATAAAATAATTGACCCAAAAGTTTTTAACTCTATAAAGTCAAATTTTAAAGAGGTAGAAAGTGTAAAGGCTCTTGATGAATTAAGTGTGGAGATTATCTATAAAAAACCATATTTTAAAGCTCTTGAAACTTGGATGGTAGGTCTTTTACCATATCATATTTTAAAAGATGAAAAAGATTTAATGACAAGTAGCTTTAATAAAAACCCAATAGGTACAGGTTCATATAAATTAAAAGAGTTCAAAACGGCACAAGATATTGAGCTGGTTGCAAATGATGATTTTTTTGAAGGACGACCAAAAATAGATAAAATCTTGTATAAGTTTATACCAGACTCAAATACCTCTTTTTTATATCTAAAACAAAAGAAATTGGATATTGGTGGGCTTACACCTATGCAAGTAAAGAGGCAAATAGACGATGGATTTAAAGATAGTTTTGAAATCTTAAGCCGACCTAGTTTTGGTTTTACATATTTGGGATTTAATTTAGAAAATCCAAAATTTAAAGATATAAAAGTACGACAAGCACTCTCTTTGGCAATAAATAGGCAAGAGTTGGTGGATATTTTGTTTTTTGGATATGGAGAGGTTTGTAATGGTCCTTTTATGCCAGACTCTTTTGCTTATAATGAAGAGATAAAAGAGACAAAACAGAATTTACAAAAGGCCAAAGAGCTTTTAAAAGAGGCTGGATATGATGAAAAAAATCCACTCTCTTTTGAGCTAATCACAAATACAGGGAATGATATAAGAGTAAATACGGCTCAAATCTTGCAATATCAACTAGAAAAAGTTGGAGTCATAATGAAAATAAGAGTTATGGAATGGCAAGCCTTTTTAAATACTGTGGTAACTCCACGAAAATTTGAAACTGTTCTTTTGGGATGGTCACTAGCACTTATGCCTGATGCTTACCCACTTTGGCATAGTAATAGTGCAAAACTGGGAGGCTTTAATCTTGTAAATTACAAAAATGAAAAGATAGATGAGCTAATAGAAAAAGGGAGTGGTACTATAAATAAAGATGAGTTAAGTGTTATTTATAAAGAGATTTTTAAAATAATTGCTAATGACTTACCATATCTATTTTTATATATCCCTGACTCTATAACAGCAATAAATAAGGATATAAAAAATATAGAACCATCATTCATAGGAATTATGCATAATCAAAAAGATTGGGAGATAAAAGAGTGA
- a CDS encoding AbrB family transcriptional regulator: protein MINLAKMLLALLIGLLGSIVFIYFHLPLPWLLGSIFATTLSIRFEKLPIISPKTFSPPARILIGIAIGSAFTPEILNYIPHYFVSLLLVVPFTILVIFFGTYYYYKVLKYDLKTSYLGSMPGGVIEMVIIGEELKADTTKITLMQSSRLFFVVVSLPFIIQYIFQIDIRGNQLLTTPLKNIDFFEFFVLYTLSIFAAIFAKRIKVTAAFLMGPMILSIFLFSTGVFTVAIPDEFLKFIQIVFGVIIGFTFRNVPFKIIYKTLLATFGHFIILFILCAIFIAIIFYSLDFKVLDILLAFGPGGQTEINLIALLVGANLPYITLHHIVRLLIVMNIAPIIARRL, encoded by the coding sequence ATGATAAATTTAGCAAAAATGCTTTTAGCTTTACTTATTGGGCTTTTAGGCTCAATAGTTTTTATCTATTTTCATTTACCTCTTCCTTGGCTTTTGGGAAGTATTTTTGCTACAACTTTGTCTATAAGATTTGAAAAATTACCAATAATTAGTCCAAAAACTTTTTCACCACCAGCAAGAATTTTAATAGGAATTGCAATAGGAAGTGCTTTTACTCCAGAGATTTTAAACTATATTCCCCACTATTTTGTAAGTCTATTACTTGTTGTTCCATTTACAATTTTAGTAATATTCTTTGGAACATATTACTATTATAAAGTTTTAAAATATGATTTAAAAACCTCATATTTAGGCTCAATGCCAGGAGGTGTTATAGAGATGGTAATAATAGGAGAAGAGCTAAAAGCAGATACTACTAAAATAACTCTAATGCAAAGCTCTAGGCTATTTTTTGTGGTTGTATCTTTACCTTTTATTATTCAATATATTTTTCAAATAGATATCCGTGGTAACCAGTTACTTACTACTCCACTTAAAAATATAGATTTTTTTGAGTTTTTTGTTTTATATACTCTCTCTATTTTTGCAGCAATTTTTGCAAAAAGAATCAAAGTAACAGCTGCATTCTTGATGGGTCCTATGATTTTAAGTATATTTTTGTTTTCAACTGGAGTTTTTACTGTAGCAATTCCAGATGAGTTTTTGAAGTTTATTCAGATTGTTTTTGGGGTAATTATTGGATTTACTTTTAGAAATGTACCTTTTAAAATAATATATAAAACTCTACTTGCTACTTTTGGACATTTTATTATTTTGTTTATTTTATGTGCTATTTTTATAGCAATTATCTTTTATAGTTTGGATTTCAAGGTTTTGGATATCTTACTTGCCTTTGGTCCAGGAGGACAAACTGAGATAAACTTAATAGCTCTTTTGGTTGGTGCGAACTTGCCATATATAACTTTGCACCATATTGTAAGACTTTTAATAGTTATGAATATTGCTCCAATTATTGCTAGAAGACTTTAA
- the surE gene encoding 5'/3'-nucleotidase SurE: MMKILLTNDDGYDAVGLKALIKALEPIAKVMVVAPAKNKSACGHSLTLDRPLRLISIDDEYYKIDDATPTDCIYLSLGHLFKNGYRPDLVISGINIGANMGEDITYSGTASAAMEAVIHGVPAIAISQVCKDMCRSIVVDWDFELACKVVVDLVNKIENGYFPLAERKFLNVNIPPLKAKDCNGVKITKAGYRVYGNDAHRHTNPRGEEYYWIGLHPLSWRASIDSSCDFEAIKNGYVSISPIMLDMTSHSDIKDLENWLNN, encoded by the coding sequence ATGATGAAAATTCTTCTAACAAATGATGATGGGTATGATGCAGTTGGTCTAAAAGCTCTAATAAAAGCACTTGAACCAATAGCAAAAGTAATGGTGGTAGCCCCTGCAAAAAATAAATCAGCTTGTGGTCACTCTTTAACTTTGGATAGACCTTTAAGGCTTATAAGTATAGATGATGAATACTATAAAATAGATGATGCAACACCAACAGATTGTATATATCTATCATTAGGACATCTTTTTAAAAATGGATATCGTCCTGATTTGGTAATAAGTGGTATAAATATTGGTGCAAATATGGGAGAAGATATTACTTATAGTGGAACAGCTAGTGCTGCTATGGAGGCTGTAATTCATGGAGTTCCAGCAATTGCTATATCACAAGTTTGCAAAGATATGTGCCGAAGTATTGTAGTTGATTGGGATTTTGAACTAGCATGTAAAGTAGTAGTTGATTTAGTAAATAAGATAGAAAATGGCTATTTTCCACTAGCTGAAAGAAAGTTTTTAAATGTTAATATTCCACCTTTAAAAGCAAAAGATTGCAATGGTGTAAAAATTACAAAAGCTGGATATAGAGTGTATGGAAATGATGCACATAGACATACAAATCCACGAGGAGAAGAGTACTATTGGATTGGTCTTCATCCCCTTAGTTGGAGAGCAAGTATTGATAGTTCTTGTGATTTTGAAGCTATAAAGAATGGCTATGTTTCAATAAGCCCTATTATGCTTGATATGACATCGCATAGCGATATAAAAGATTTAGAAAATTGGCTAAATAACTAG
- the moaC gene encoding cyclic pyranopterin monophosphate synthase MoaC: MNLTHIDDNNRPKMVDVSGKNETHRVAVASGKITMSRDAYDAIIGNVVKKGPVLQTAVIAAIMGTKKTSELIPMCHPLLLSGINCDIEEFPQTNSFKLFVTAKLNGQTGVEMEALTGVSVGLLTIYDMVKAIDKSMIISDIQLESKSGGKSGDFKR, encoded by the coding sequence ATGAATTTAACACATATTGATGATAATAATAGACCAAAAATGGTAGATGTCTCAGGGAAAAATGAGACACATAGAGTTGCAGTTGCAAGTGGAAAAATCACTATGAGCCGTGATGCTTATGATGCAATTATAGGAAATGTTGTAAAAAAAGGTCCAGTTTTACAAACAGCTGTAATAGCAGCAATTATGGGTACAAAAAAGACAAGTGAGTTAATACCTATGTGCCACCCACTGCTTTTAAGTGGGATTAATTGCGATATAGAAGAGTTTCCACAAACAAACAGTTTTAAACTTTTTGTTACAGCAAAATTAAATGGACAAACAGGTGTTGAAATGGAAGCTTTAACAGGTGTTAGTGTTGGGCTCCTTACAATTTATGATATGGTAAAAGCTATTGATAAAAGTATGATAATTTCAGATATTCAGCTTGAAAGTAAAAGTGGTGGGAAAAGTGGAGATTTTAAAAGATGA
- the rpsU gene encoding 30S ribosomal protein S21, with the protein MPGIKVRDNESFDEAYRRFKKQCDRNLIVTETRARRYFEPMTEIRKKQKISARKKMLKKLYMLRRYESRL; encoded by the coding sequence GTGCCAGGCATTAAAGTTAGAGATAATGAATCTTTTGACGAAGCGTATAGAAGATTTAAAAAGCAATGTGACAGAAACCTTATAGTTACAGAAACAAGAGCTAGAAGATATTTTGAACCAATGACTGAAATCAGAAAAAAACAAAAAATTTCTGCTAGAAAGAAAATGCTTAAAAAATTATATATGCTTAGAAGATACGAGTCAAGATTATAA
- a CDS encoding FlgO family outer membrane protein: protein MSKQILKFAIFLGILTVFSACNSKNKEVRTESDKVNQMRDGMTVANYKQENITVQNSLEATISSLATQMMINKKLDTNKPVIVTSFVRLDQFKTTSEFGRVVGESMIDELSNRGFNLIEFRGQMAISVNDKGEYFLSRKPHEIKKEVPSTYVVVGTYSRQNGKVILNARVIDNITGRVISSARSTFVHGLAQDCTMFGDCPPMRTIKIVKEK, encoded by the coding sequence ATGTCTAAACAAATCTTAAAATTTGCTATTTTTCTAGGGATATTAACTGTTTTTTCAGCTTGTAACTCAAAAAATAAAGAGGTAAGAACTGAATCAGATAAAGTAAATCAGATGAGAGATGGTATGACTGTTGCAAATTATAAACAAGAAAACATAACTGTTCAAAATAGTTTAGAAGCAACTATATCTTCATTGGCAACTCAAATGATGATAAATAAAAAACTTGATACAAATAAACCTGTAATTGTAACCTCTTTTGTAAGACTAGACCAATTTAAAACTACATCAGAATTTGGAAGAGTTGTTGGAGAGAGTATGATAGATGAACTTTCAAATAGAGGTTTTAATCTTATAGAGTTTAGAGGACAAATGGCCATTTCTGTAAATGATAAAGGTGAGTATTTTTTAAGTAGAAAACCTCATGAGATTAAAAAAGAGGTTCCTAGTACGTATGTTGTTGTAGGAACTTACTCAAGACAAAATGGAAAAGTGATTTTAAATGCAAGAGTTATAGATAATATAACAGGAAGAGTAATATCTAGTGCGAGATCAACTTTTGTTCATGGCTTAGCTCAAGATTGTACAATGTTTGGAGATTGTCCACCTATGAGAACAATAAAAATCGTAAAAGAGAAATAA